Proteins from a single region of Crocosphaera sp. UHCC 0190:
- the arsB gene encoding ACR3 family arsenite efflux transporter — protein MNTRMNPKAVKAGGSLSIFEKYLTIWVLLCILVGISLGRSFPSVAETLDSMSIYNVSIPIAICLFFMMYPIMVKIDFSQAVQAAKAPKPVILTLVVNWLIKPFTMVGFSQFFLGWLFLPLLSSTEVIRGTEVTLANSYIAGCILLGIAPCTAMVLMWGYLSYSNQGHTLVMVAVNSLAMLFLYAPLGKWLLSANSLAVPWQTIVLSVLIYVGLPLAAGIYSRYWIFKHKGKDWFERQFLHYLSPIAISALLLTLILLFAFKGELIVNNPLHILLIAIPLFIQTNFIFLITYVIGLKLNLTYEDAAPAALIGASNHFEVAIATAVMLFGLNSGAALATVVGVLIEVPVMLMLVEVCKKTAFWFPRNPEKATLLDPRCVNSLK, from the coding sequence ATGAACACTCGTATGAACCCCAAAGCTGTTAAAGCAGGGGGAAGTCTCAGCATTTTTGAAAAATACCTAACTATTTGGGTATTGTTGTGTATTTTAGTCGGTATTTCTCTAGGGCGAAGCTTTCCTAGTGTGGCAGAAACTTTAGATTCAATGAGTATCTATAATGTTTCGATTCCTATTGCTATTTGCTTATTTTTTATGATGTATCCCATCATGGTAAAAATAGATTTTTCTCAAGCAGTGCAAGCGGCAAAAGCTCCAAAACCAGTGATCTTAACTTTGGTGGTTAATTGGTTAATTAAACCTTTTACAATGGTGGGTTTTTCTCAATTTTTTCTAGGGTGGTTATTTCTTCCCTTACTAAGTTCAACTGAAGTTATTCGGGGAACAGAAGTTACTCTGGCTAATTCTTATATTGCGGGTTGTATTTTATTGGGAATTGCCCCTTGTACCGCGATGGTATTGATGTGGGGCTATCTTTCCTATAGTAATCAAGGTCATACTTTAGTCATGGTTGCTGTTAATTCCTTAGCCATGTTATTTCTTTATGCGCCCTTAGGAAAATGGCTACTTTCTGCTAATAGTTTAGCCGTTCCTTGGCAAACCATTGTCTTGTCAGTGTTGATTTATGTTGGTTTACCTTTAGCCGCAGGAATTTATAGCCGTTATTGGATATTTAAACATAAAGGCAAAGACTGGTTTGAAAGGCAATTTTTACATTATCTGAGTCCCATTGCCATCTCTGCTTTATTGTTAACATTGATTTTACTCTTTGCCTTCAAAGGAGAATTAATTGTTAATAATCCACTCCACATTCTCCTAATTGCTATTCCTTTATTCATTCAAACTAACTTTATCTTTTTAATTACCTATGTAATTGGATTAAAGTTAAACTTAACCTACGAAGATGCGGCCCCCGCTGCTTTAATTGGGGCCAGTAATCATTTTGAAGTTGCGATCGCCACCGCAGTCATGTTATTTGGCTTAAATTCTGGGGCAGCATTAGCAACAGTTGTCGGGGTATTAATCGAAGTTCCGGTAATGTTAATGTTAGTAGAAGTCTGTAAAAAGACGGCTTTTTGGTTTCCTAGAAATCCAGAAAAAGCAACCTTATTAGATCCCCGTTGTGTCAATTCTTTGAAATAG
- a CDS encoding PEP-CTERM sorting domain-containing protein, translating to MNTKAIVYSSIVAVLLSGTAAQAKLDVKDVKDIKDIKDKDKEKIHIPGDRPSDIDVKNSVNGKDIGFNLKLTGIVEIPSSGTASEGGGSGTKYDYIYELGDIFYINLETGEQSLGVAPEDAEFDYIQYDMFSTVLDPSGGFSVRFNDFGTPSTFSQTLNFPAFNPDIFGNEVYFRANLSGSLFDLTGDGVGITPTGSSTIVARLFDNDNAEIGNIPLGDAFTGNGGPAASYTYGTFSSELYDQDCGTTVGCGVVKMNLSFTGTGNGDRYNFLGGWFVSDVPPSSSASSPTSLSVASVPEPSTTGGLVGIGVLGLAFTRGKRALKTLLSKSGI from the coding sequence ATGAACACTAAAGCCATCGTTTATAGCTCCATTGTCGCCGTATTACTCTCTGGAACCGCAGCACAAGCTAAACTCGACGTTAAAGACGTTAAAGACATTAAAGACATTAAAGATAAAGATAAAGAGAAAATACACATACCCGGTGATCGGCCCAGTGACATCGATGTAAAAAATTCTGTAAACGGTAAAGACATCGGGTTTAACTTAAAGCTTACCGGAATTGTAGAGATACCCAGCAGTGGTACCGCATCTGAAGGTGGCGGCAGTGGCACCAAATATGATTATATTTATGAACTAGGGGATATCTTCTATATCAACCTTGAGACTGGAGAACAGTCTCTGGGAGTTGCTCCTGAAGATGCTGAATTTGACTATATACAGTACGATATGTTCTCCACTGTTCTAGATCCATCGGGTGGATTTAGCGTTCGTTTCAACGATTTTGGAACTCCAAGCACCTTCAGTCAAACACTTAATTTTCCAGCCTTCAACCCAGATATCTTCGGTAACGAAGTCTACTTTCGTGCTAATCTATCAGGATCTCTGTTTGATTTAACCGGTGATGGTGTCGGTATTACACCTACAGGATCATCCACAATTGTCGCTAGGCTCTTCGACAACGATAACGCGGAAATAGGAAACATACCCCTTGGTGATGCCTTCACTGGTAATGGGGGGCCGGCAGCATCTTATACCTATGGCACCTTCAGTAGCGAGCTTTATGACCAAGACTGTGGAACCACGGTGGGTTGTGGAGTTGTGAAAATGAACCTCTCCTTCACTGGTACTGGTAATGGCGATCGCTATAATTTTCTTGGGGGTTGGTTTGTCAGTGACGTACCTCCTTCCTCATCTGCTTCCTCACCTACTTCCCTATCTGTTGCGAGTGTACCTGAACCCTCTACCACAGGTGGTCTAGTCGGTATTGGTGTGTTAGGCTTGGCTTTTACAAGAGGTAAGCGTGCTTTAAAAACTTTACTATCAAAGTCTGGAATTTAG
- a CDS encoding metalloregulator ArsR/SmtB family transcription factor, producing MVTTTPTNLSTILSGFRALSDPIRLQVLELLQTQELCVCELCEKLDISQSKLSFHLKTLKDAELVRSRQEGRWIYYRLNLSQFIVLEEYLSNYRQLSEILPAKYCQ from the coding sequence ATGGTAACGACGACTCCTACTAATTTATCTACTATTCTATCTGGGTTTCGGGCTTTATCTGATCCCATTCGTCTACAAGTTTTGGAGTTATTGCAAACTCAAGAATTATGTGTCTGTGAACTCTGTGAAAAACTCGATATCAGTCAGTCTAAACTGTCTTTTCATCTGAAAACTCTTAAAGATGCTGAATTAGTGCGATCGCGTCAAGAAGGCCGATGGATTTATTATCGTTTAAATTTATCTCAATTTATCGTTTTAGAAGAATATTTATCTAATTATCGACAATTGAGTGAGATTTTACCGGCTAAATATTGCCAATAA
- a CDS encoding DUF2256 domain-containing protein: protein MARQPSKSDLPTKICVVCGLSFTWRKKWAKCWDDVKYCSERCRKRRSQTQDKG, encoded by the coding sequence ATGGCCCGTCAACCTTCAAAATCTGATTTACCAACAAAAATATGTGTTGTTTGTGGCCTTTCCTTTACATGGCGAAAAAAGTGGGCCAAATGTTGGGATGATGTAAAATATTGCTCCGAACGTTGTCGTAAAAGACGTTCCCAAACACAGGATAAAGGATAA
- a CDS encoding isoaspartyl peptidase/L-asparaginase gives MTTRQPKLIIHGGASSLDDKGGLQKVRLSLHNIVNEVYQLLTHGGTAIDAVVKGCQLLENDPSFNAGTGSVLQSDGQIRMSASLMEGLTQTFSGVINVSRVKNPIELAKYLQTESDRILSDLGAAELARELQIPIYDPLTEFRAQEWIAEWKDDFQRKMGRLFANTESSEARRGTIGVVALDSQGKIAAGTSTGGKGLERIGRVSDSAMPAGNYASADAGVSCTGIGEDIVNECFAARVVIRVGDGLSLPAAMQKSMEECQKRERDLGAIALDHSGVISWGKTSEILLAAYHNGSTIGDTLEWQTEELMGFC, from the coding sequence ATGACCACCCGACAACCCAAACTGATCATTCATGGAGGGGCCAGTTCCCTAGACGATAAAGGGGGTTTGCAAAAAGTTCGCCTATCCCTGCATAACATTGTCAACGAAGTTTATCAATTATTAACCCATGGAGGAACTGCCATAGATGCAGTGGTAAAAGGCTGTCAACTGCTAGAAAATGACCCCAGTTTCAACGCAGGGACGGGTTCTGTTTTACAATCAGATGGACAGATTCGCATGAGTGCGTCTTTGATGGAAGGGTTAACTCAAACCTTTAGCGGGGTGATTAATGTTTCCCGTGTCAAAAACCCCATTGAGTTAGCCAAATATTTGCAAACCGAAAGCGATCGCATTTTATCCGATCTCGGTGCAGCAGAATTAGCCAGAGAACTGCAAATCCCCATTTATGACCCCTTAACCGAATTTCGGGCCCAAGAATGGATTGCTGAGTGGAAAGATGATTTTCAGCGAAAAATGGGGCGTTTATTTGCCAATACAGAGTCTTCTGAAGCGCGACGGGGAACGATTGGGGTTGTGGCTTTAGATAGTCAGGGAAAAATCGCCGCCGGAACTTCTACAGGTGGAAAAGGCTTAGAAAGAATTGGCCGAGTTAGTGATTCAGCGATGCCCGCAGGTAACTATGCTAGTGCTGATGCAGGGGTTAGTTGTACAGGAATAGGGGAAGATATCGTTAATGAATGTTTTGCTGCGCGGGTAGTGATTCGAGTGGGTGATGGCTTATCTTTGCCTGCTGCGATGCAAAAATCCATGGAAGAATGCCAGAAACGAGAACGAGATTTAGGGGCGATCGCCCTTGATCACAGTGGGGTGATTAGTTGGGGCAAAACCAGCGAGATCTTACTGGCAGCTTATCATAATGGGTCTACCATTGGAGACACCTTAGAATGGCAAACTGAGGAATTAATGGGCTTTTGCTAG
- a CDS encoding Uma2 family endonuclease — MLTIAKWSVEDYHKMIETGILNDRPVELLEGTIIEMSPEGPLHRKKCDTVAEYLREKLKGYAKVYEAHPVTLSNSEPEPDIAIVRLPVSLYDTRHPYPEDIYWLIEISDTTLTKDLEEKRLIYAKAGIREYWVIEVEKKQLRVFKDLAKYNYQQEQIYTKVEISPLAFPEIKLLVKNLVE, encoded by the coding sequence ATGCTCACAATTGCTAAATGGTCAGTTGAAGATTATCATAAAATGATTGAAACAGGAATTCTTAATGATCGTCCTGTAGAATTATTAGAAGGAACTATTATTGAAATGTCTCCAGAAGGGCCATTACATCGAAAGAAATGTGATACTGTTGCTGAATATTTACGGGAAAAACTCAAAGGTTATGCTAAAGTTTATGAAGCTCATCCAGTAACACTTTCAAACTCTGAACCAGAACCAGATATTGCTATTGTTAGATTACCTGTTTCTTTATATGATACCCGTCATCCTTATCCAGAAGATATTTATTGGTTAATCGAAATTTCTGATACAACTTTAACCAAGGATTTAGAAGAAAAACGTCTTATCTATGCTAAAGCTGGAATTAGGGAATATTGGGTCATTGAGGTTGAGAAAAAACAGTTAAGAGTATTTAAAGATCTAGCAAAATACAATTATCAACAAGAGCAAATTTATACTAAAGTAGAGATTTCACCTTTGGCTTTTCCCGAAATTAAATTATTAGTTAAAAATTTAGTTGAGTAA
- a CDS encoding site-specific DNA-methyltransferase: MATGIPKSKLKNYNLVGQEDLVEQVNTEVGITYAGKTSEQDILTLPFAYCIRLGQVGKEINRLYYGDNLPILLSFLRDANIQGKVKLIYIDPPFATKSIFQSRSQTDAYCDLLEGSHYLEFIRKRLIILRELLADDGSIYVHLDENMAFHVKLILDEVFGQKNFKNWITRKKCNPKNYTRKTYGNISDFILFYTKSNNYIWNRPYEEWTEEKAIKEYPYIEAKTGRRYKKVPIHAPGTRNGETGKPWRNMNPPPGKHWQFPPKKLDEMDKRGEIYWSKNGNPRRKIYLDKSNGIPIQDIWLDYRDAHNQNIKITGYPTEKNPDLLTRIIQASSNKDDLVLDGFSGSGTTLSVASDLGRRWIGIDSSCEAILTTLKRFAQGCEPMGDFVNQGDPKIQNLQPQQLSIFADEQEINKPLINNFSLYSIESYANDLKEIMNQWLTW, encoded by the coding sequence TTGGCAACTGGCATTCCTAAGAGTAAATTGAAGAATTATAACCTTGTTGGACAAGAAGATTTAGTTGAACAAGTTAACACAGAAGTTGGTATTACTTATGCAGGAAAAACTTCGGAACAAGATATATTAACTTTACCCTTTGCCTACTGTATAAGGCTTGGACAAGTAGGAAAAGAAATTAATAGACTTTATTATGGTGATAACTTACCAATACTATTATCTTTTTTACGAGATGCTAATATTCAAGGGAAAGTAAAACTAATTTATATTGATCCACCATTTGCCACTAAAAGTATTTTTCAATCACGATCCCAAACTGATGCTTATTGTGATTTATTAGAAGGAAGTCATTATTTAGAGTTCATTCGTAAGAGATTAATAATACTTAGAGAACTTTTAGCAGATGATGGCTCTATTTACGTTCATCTGGATGAAAATATGGCTTTTCACGTTAAATTAATTTTAGATGAAGTATTTGGTCAGAAAAATTTTAAGAATTGGATTACTCGTAAAAAATGTAACCCAAAAAATTATACCCGAAAAACCTACGGTAACATTTCTGATTTTATCTTATTTTATACGAAATCAAACAATTATATCTGGAATAGGCCTTATGAGGAATGGACAGAGGAAAAAGCTATAAAAGAATATCCATATATTGAAGCAAAAACAGGTCGTCGTTATAAAAAAGTTCCAATTCATGCACCAGGAACTCGCAACGGAGAAACAGGAAAACCTTGGCGTAATATGAATCCTCCCCCTGGTAAGCATTGGCAATTTCCCCCTAAAAAGCTTGATGAAATGGATAAAAGAGGAGAAATCTATTGGTCAAAAAATGGTAATCCTAGACGAAAAATTTATTTAGATAAAAGTAATGGAATACCGATACAAGATATTTGGCTTGATTATAGAGATGCCCATAATCAAAACATAAAAATTACTGGATATCCCACTGAAAAAAATCCTGATCTATTAACTCGAATAATTCAAGCATCATCTAATAAAGATGACTTGGTGCTTGATGGTTTTTCAGGATCAGGTACAACTTTATCTGTTGCTTCAGATCTGGGACGTAGATGGATAGGTATTGATAGTAGTTGTGAAGCTATACTTACAACATTAAAACGTTTTGCTCAAGGATGTGAACCAATGGGAGATTTTGTTAATCAAGGCGATCCTAAAATTCAAAATCTACAGCCTCAACAACTATCCATTTTTGCTGATGAACAAGAGATTAACAAGCCTCTAATTAACAATTTTTCTTTATATTCTATTGAATCTTATGCTAATGACTTAAAGGAGATTATGAATCAATGGTTAACTTGGTAG
- a CDS encoding bstEII: protein MSNFDKYFADYKSEGHNWITLASGEYYPDILKDACELYKPVLILFHQLLTTSESSERLLIQISGIPSQWMRIQLARVFRKYVSPSTPVEMLKRKTKVKEICEQFGKEFRNIQEVQAAFSTRPIPDEALCALLWEYKDRGKKGYDLTERLFDLFRSNFPDLVIKGPERAGKDIFLGTVFKNYPNPKRPVDFVVYDQNKKDVLAIGLARYDSDRGGAQEDDRIGGYRNCADEILQYAKNHNLNTKVIFINDGPGLLLGSMWNDYATIERSWEHKIMVLTLRMIPYRLTIDWLKST from the coding sequence ATGTCAAATTTCGATAAATATTTTGCTGACTATAAATCAGAAGGTCATAATTGGATTACCCTAGCAAGTGGAGAATACTATCCTGATATTCTTAAGGATGCCTGTGAGTTATATAAACCAGTATTAATTTTATTTCATCAATTGCTAACTACCTCCGAATCATCGGAACGATTATTAATACAAATTTCAGGAATTCCTAGTCAATGGATGAGAATTCAATTAGCAAGAGTCTTCCGTAAATATGTTAGTCCATCAACACCTGTTGAAATGTTAAAAAGAAAAACCAAAGTCAAAGAAATTTGTGAACAGTTTGGCAAAGAGTTTAGAAATATACAGGAAGTTCAAGCTGCTTTTTCTACTCGTCCTATTCCTGATGAAGCCTTATGTGCTTTATTGTGGGAATATAAAGATAGAGGTAAAAAAGGTTACGATCTAACTGAGAGATTATTCGATTTATTTCGTTCTAATTTCCCAGACTTAGTAATTAAAGGGCCAGAAAGAGCAGGAAAAGATATATTTTTAGGAACAGTATTCAAAAACTATCCTAATCCTAAACGTCCAGTTGATTTTGTTGTTTATGATCAAAATAAAAAAGATGTATTAGCGATTGGTTTAGCAAGATATGATTCAGATCGAGGGGGCGCACAAGAAGATGATCGTATAGGAGGATATCGTAACTGTGCAGACGAAATTTTGCAATATGCCAAAAATCATAATTTAAACACTAAGGTTATTTTTATCAATGATGGCCCTGGCTTACTGCTAGGTTCAATGTGGAATGATTATGCTACGATTGAAAGAAGTTGGGAACATAAAATTATGGTACTAACTCTAAGAATGATTCCCTATAGATTAACCATAGACTGGCTAAAGTCTACCTAG